Proteins encoded in a region of the Augochlora pura isolate Apur16 chromosome 4, APUR_v2.2.1, whole genome shotgun sequence genome:
- the LOC144469557 gene encoding solute carrier family 52, riboflavin transporter, member 3-B isoform X2 — translation MLNQKLSNRRLLVDLLALMFGLGAWVGINGIYVQLPLLVNTSPEGWSLPAHMVVLVQIANLGPILYTLYIKYSSWVCDKLIIYLLLAAASLATFILAFVYHKTSIVFGSEHSTALLSLMFVTAIVGCTSSVLFMPYMRNYREIYLVTYLIGEGLSGFIPSVVALIQGVGGNPTCLNTTKPDSPHIEFMPHYPDPRFSCQAFFIFTGTLLFLCYLSFLGLNKMSMAIGERVKTPGSMETLPTDTRAPPSYKTDSGWTMSKQLYSYLLIMIALVCFLGNGTLPSIQSYSCLPYGNIAYHLTVTLSAMSGPLAMCLGFFIKTPKIKE, via the exons ATGTTGAATCAGAAATTAAGTAACAGGAGGTTGCTGGTCGATCTTCTCGCACTAATGTTTGGCCTTGGTGCATGGGTTGGTATCAATGGTATATATGTGCAACTACCTCTTCTAGTTAATACTTCTCCGGAAGGATGGAGTCTTCCAGCACATATGGTAGTGTTAGTTCAAATAGCCAACTTGGGACCAATACTTTACACATTATATATAAA GTATAGTTCATGGGTATGCGACAAACTCATTATCTACTTGCTCCTGGCTGCAGCATCATTGGCAACATTTATATTGGCTTTCGTGTACCATAAGACATCTATAGTATTTGGCAGTGAGCATTCCACAGCTCTCCTGTCATTGATGTTTGTAACAGCCATCGTTGGATGTACGAGCTCAGTTCTGTTTATGCCTTATATGAGGAACTACAGAGAAATCTATTTGGTGACCTATCTTATAGGAGAAGGACTCAGCGGATTTATACCTAGTGTGGTAGCATTGATTCAAGGTGTTGGTGGAAATCCAACATGCTTGAATACCACAAAACCAGATTCACCTCATATAGAATTTATGCCACATTATCCGGACCCCAGGTTTTCGTGTCAGGCCTTCTTTATTTTCACTGGCACTTTATTGTTCCTATGTTATTTGTCTTTCCTAGGACTGAATAAAATGTCTATGGCCATTGGTGAGCGTGTTAAAACTCCGGGAAGTATGGAGACTTTACCAACAGATACAAGAGCACCACCAAGCTATAAGACAGACTCTGGATGGACAATGTCCAAACAACTGTATTCGTACTTACTGATCATGATAGCTCTCGTTTGTTTCTTAGGTAATGGTACATTGCCAAGTATTCAATCATATTCCTGTTTACCATATGGAAATATTGCATATCATTTAACTGTTACCTTATCTGCAATGTCTGGACCATTGGCAATGTGTTTAGGTTTCTTTATAAAAACACCAAAA ATTAAGGAATAG
- the LOC144469557 gene encoding solute carrier family 52, riboflavin transporter, member 3-B isoform X3 — translation MLNQKLSNRRLLVDLLALMFGLGAWVGINGIYVQLPLLVNTSPEGWSLPAHMVVLVQIANLGPILYTLYIKYSSWVCDKLIIYLLLAAASLATFILAFVYHKTSIVFGSEHSTALLSLMFVTAIVGCTSSVLFMPYMRNYREIYLVTYLIGEGLSGFIPSVVALIQGVGGNPTCLNTTKPDSPHIEFMPHYPDPRFSCQAFFIFTGTLLFLCYLSFLGLNKMSMAIGERVKTPGSMETLPTDTRAPPSYKTDSGWTMSKQLYSYLLIMIALVCFLD, via the exons ATGTTGAATCAGAAATTAAGTAACAGGAGGTTGCTGGTCGATCTTCTCGCACTAATGTTTGGCCTTGGTGCATGGGTTGGTATCAATGGTATATATGTGCAACTACCTCTTCTAGTTAATACTTCTCCGGAAGGATGGAGTCTTCCAGCACATATGGTAGTGTTAGTTCAAATAGCCAACTTGGGACCAATACTTTACACATTATATATAAA GTATAGTTCATGGGTATGCGACAAACTCATTATCTACTTGCTCCTGGCTGCAGCATCATTGGCAACATTTATATTGGCTTTCGTGTACCATAAGACATCTATAGTATTTGGCAGTGAGCATTCCACAGCTCTCCTGTCATTGATGTTTGTAACAGCCATCGTTGGATGTACGAGCTCAGTTCTGTTTATGCCTTATATGAGGAACTACAGAGAAATCTATTTGGTGACCTATCTTATAGGAGAAGGACTCAGCGGATTTATACCTAGTGTGGTAGCATTGATTCAAGGTGTTGGTGGAAATCCAACATGCTTGAATACCACAAAACCAGATTCACCTCATATAGAATTTATGCCACATTATCCGGACCCCAGGTTTTCGTGTCAGGCCTTCTTTATTTTCACTGGCACTTTATTGTTCCTATGTTATTTGTCTTTCCTAGGACTGAATAAAATGTCTATGGCCATTGGTGAGCGTGTTAAAACTCCGGGAAGTATGGAGACTTTACCAACAGATACAAGAGCACCACCAAGCTATAAGACAGACTCTGGATGGACAATGTCCAAACAACTGTATTCGTACTTACTGATCATGATAGCTCTCGTTTGTTTCTTAG ATTAA
- the LOC144469557 gene encoding solute carrier family 52, riboflavin transporter, member 3 isoform X1 — protein MLNQKLSNRRLLVDLLALMFGLGAWVGINGIYVQLPLLVNTSPEGWSLPAHMVVLVQIANLGPILYTLYIKYSSWVCDKLIIYLLLAAASLATFILAFVYHKTSIVFGSEHSTALLSLMFVTAIVGCTSSVLFMPYMRNYREIYLVTYLIGEGLSGFIPSVVALIQGVGGNPTCLNTTKPDSPHIEFMPHYPDPRFSCQAFFIFTGTLLFLCYLSFLGLNKMSMAIGERVKTPGSMETLPTDTRAPPSYKTDSGWTMSKQLYSYLLIMIALVCFLGNGTLPSIQSYSCLPYGNIAYHLTVTLSAMSGPLAMCLGFFIKTPKVSVLTASTAVLIILSGFICFLAATSPTPPLQGTWLGEFLVVLSWVLISGLIGFIKLGITTLFRPDPGRGLYYTGVATQIGSLIGAIVTFVLVNHANVFHSYSPCSALTEQ, from the exons ATGTTGAATCAGAAATTAAGTAACAGGAGGTTGCTGGTCGATCTTCTCGCACTAATGTTTGGCCTTGGTGCATGGGTTGGTATCAATGGTATATATGTGCAACTACCTCTTCTAGTTAATACTTCTCCGGAAGGATGGAGTCTTCCAGCACATATGGTAGTGTTAGTTCAAATAGCCAACTTGGGACCAATACTTTACACATTATATATAAA GTATAGTTCATGGGTATGCGACAAACTCATTATCTACTTGCTCCTGGCTGCAGCATCATTGGCAACATTTATATTGGCTTTCGTGTACCATAAGACATCTATAGTATTTGGCAGTGAGCATTCCACAGCTCTCCTGTCATTGATGTTTGTAACAGCCATCGTTGGATGTACGAGCTCAGTTCTGTTTATGCCTTATATGAGGAACTACAGAGAAATCTATTTGGTGACCTATCTTATAGGAGAAGGACTCAGCGGATTTATACCTAGTGTGGTAGCATTGATTCAAGGTGTTGGTGGAAATCCAACATGCTTGAATACCACAAAACCAGATTCACCTCATATAGAATTTATGCCACATTATCCGGACCCCAGGTTTTCGTGTCAGGCCTTCTTTATTTTCACTGGCACTTTATTGTTCCTATGTTATTTGTCTTTCCTAGGACTGAATAAAATGTCTATGGCCATTGGTGAGCGTGTTAAAACTCCGGGAAGTATGGAGACTTTACCAACAGATACAAGAGCACCACCAAGCTATAAGACAGACTCTGGATGGACAATGTCCAAACAACTGTATTCGTACTTACTGATCATGATAGCTCTCGTTTGTTTCTTAGGTAATGGTACATTGCCAAGTATTCAATCATATTCCTGTTTACCATATGGAAATATTGCATATCATTTAACTGTTACCTTATCTGCAATGTCTGGACCATTGGCAATGTGTTTAGGTTTCTTTATAAAAACACCAAAAGTAAGTGTTCTCACTGCCTCAACAGCAGTTCTTATAATACTGTCTGGCTTTATCTGCTTCTTAGCTGCCACATCACCTACTCCACCTTTACAAGGTACATGGTTAGGTGAATTTTTAGTTGTTTTATCATGGGTTTTAATTAGTGGTTTAATAGGATTCATTAAATTGGGCATTACTACATTGTTTAGGCCCGACCCAGGCAGAGGTCTATATTATACCGGTGTAGCTACACAAATAGGCTCATTGATTGGAGCAATAGTTACATTTGTTCTGGTTAATCATGCAAATGTGTTTCACTCTTATTCACCATGTTCGGCACTTACAGAACAATGA
- the LOC144469556 gene encoding riboflavin transporter 2, translating into MTNASQDSEKCQRKDSMVAHILVVVFGISTWIGINGIYVQVPVLINTSPEGWTLPSYLVLVIQAANVGPLLYMILQHLRRKINEPWWILSLLFLGSCAMGLLSFFHSETIVINGIEYSFVLFILAFFNALVGCFSSVLFMPYLRNFSKNYLVSFFIGEGLSGVLPSIVALIQGVADNSECTVSKNDTTNAMKLNLKFSSSDYFLFIFIVLSLSLTSFIVLEYSSLVQSTRDLDKSDNTMSNETHINIPTMSNHRQDRKSCPITEHKLDFDLYDNVDKGLNPQSHYYLFILLTICCFFSNGIFPGIQSYSCLPYGNVAYKLSITFAQFANPLVCLLAYWFVVSDTARITYLTIICSVIGSYVIYLSLMSPTPPLQHTTLGVFLVVIAWTTLIGLISYLKLIIVSVLKKSRMPTILLKAGAFMQIGSASGAVITFLAINLTNYFNMYDPCSL; encoded by the coding sequence ATGACAAATGCTTCTCAAGATTCTGAAAAATGCCAAAGAAAAGATTCCATGGTTGCTCATATTCTTGTAGTTGTATTCGGTATATCTACATGGATTGGTATTAATGGAATATATGTGCAAGTACCAGTACTTATCAATACATCGCCCGAAGGCTGGACTCTGCCGTCTTATTTAGTGCTAGTAATACAGGCTGCAAATGTTGGACCTTTGCTTTATATGATTTTGCAACATTTAAGGCGGAAGATAAACGAGCCTTGGTGGATATTGAGCTTGTTGTTTTTAGGCAGTTGTGCGATGGGACTACTATCGTTTTTCCATTCGGAAACGATCGTTATAAATGGAATTGAATAtagttttgtattatttattttagcgtTTTTCAACGCTCTGGTAGGCTGCTTCAGCTCTGTGCTATTTATGCCATATCTTCGCAAttttagcaaaaattatttagtatcgTTCTTCATAGGGGAAGGTTTAAGCGGCGTATTACCAAGTATAGTTGCCTTAATTCAAGGAGTTGCAGACAACTCAGAATGTACAGTCTCCAAAAACGATACCACGAATGCCATGAAACTGAATTTAAAGTTTTCTTCAAGCGATtactttcttttcatttttatcgttctaTCCTTATCTTTAACTTCATTTATTGTGTTAGAGTATTCGTCCTTAGTGCAAAGTACAAGAGATCTTGATAAGTCTGATAATACAATGTCTAATGAAACACACATAAACATTCCTACTATGTCGAATCATAGACAAGATAGAAAATCTTGTCCAATAACAGAACATAAGCTGGACTTTGATCTGTATGATAATGTTGATAAAGGCCTAAACCCACAGAGccactattatttatttatactattgaCTATTTGTTGCTTCTTTAGCAATGGTATCTTTCCTGGCATTCAATCTTATTCTTGCTTACCATATGGAAATGTAGCATACAAACTATCGATTACGTTTGCCCAATTTGCGAATCCCTTGGTATGTTTGTTAGCATACTGGTTTGTAGTGTCTGACACAGCACGTATTActtatttaactataatatgTTCGGTTATTGGaagttatgttatatatttatcgttaATGTCGCCTACTCCACCGCTGCAACATACTACGCTTGGCGTTTTTCTAGTTGTGATAGCGTGGACGACTTTAATAGGCTTGATttcctatttaaaattaattatagtgtCTGTACTTAAAAAATCAAGGATGCCGACAATACTCTTAAAAGCGGGTGCTTTTATGCAAATAGGATCCGCAAGCGGAGctgtaattacatttttggcaattaatttgacaaattatttcaatatgtaTGATCCTTGTAGTTTGTGA
- the LOC144469194 gene encoding F-box/WD repeat-containing protein 9: protein MSDEEQSCEQVEDDPSNSRLSLLDLPVEVFLYICTFLDASTLVHALSLVCKQFNEILRDDSMWKERISHMCPHAVYPILPPAEDDTLFWKLSCVALEKQISLWRKEESMENSMERLTLYHAHYGTIDGLHLMHNGNICISGARDRSLVCWKLPNSEDEEENVKRINCAHNGWIWDITSIENTIYSCSWDRTVKAWKLTNSGLVHLETYDKFMDGALLSVASCPELTLFATSSFCRTVSVYDSRSGTTPIVMYKPHRGPVIRLIMNSQYIISASDDKTVYIWDHRTRKFINNFTIAKSLPMCMCMHKDIIYVGDSTAKIHVLDPKENFKAVKTYPTEHKQALTGIHVAPGCLITCSTDKNVIINTPTDPPQHLATLKSNCGGIASSDYLNDVLAVSETAGGIVIWRPKSHSHSSYRIFVSNSLQFL, encoded by the exons ATGAGCGATGAAGAACAAAGCTGCGAACAAGTTGAAGATGATCCATCGAATTCCCGACTATCTCTACTGGACCTTCCAGTCGAG GTATTTCTTTACATCTGCACCTTCCTAGATGCATCCACCTTGGTACATGCTCTAAGCTTAGTGTGTAAACAATTCAATGAGATTCTGAGAGATGACTCAATGTGGAAAGAGAGAATTAGCCACATGTGTCCACATGCAGTTTACCCAATTTTGCCTCCTG ctGAAGATGATACACTGTTTTGGAAGTTATCATGCGTTGCATTAGAAAAGCAAATATCATTATGGAGGAAAGAAGAATCTATGGAAAATTCTATGGAGAGACTAACACTTTACCATGCACATTACGGTACTATTGATGGATTACACTTAATGCAT aatggaaatatttgtatttctggAGCAAGGGACCGATCCTTGGTATGTTGGAAACTTCCCAACAGCGAAGATGAGGAAGAGAATGTTAAACGTATAAACTGCGCCCATAACGGATGGATTTGGGACATAACATCTATAGAAAACACAATTTATAGTTGCAGTTGGGACAGAACTGTTAAAGCATGGAAGCTTACCAACAGTGGTCTTGTCCACCTCGAAACTTATGACAA gTTCATGGACGGTGCTCTGCTGTCCGTAGCATCCTGTCCGGAGTTGACTTTGTTTGCTACTAGTTCATTTTGCAGAACCGTGTCAGTGTACGACTCAAGATCAGGTACGACTCCAATTGTAATGTACAAACCGCATCGAGGACCTGTTATTAGACTGATTATGAATTCTCAGTATATTATATCGGCGAGCGACGACAAAACAGTATACATATGGGATCATAGAACAAGAAAatttatcaacaattttact ATCGCTAAATCACTCCCTATGTGTATGTGTATGCATAAAGACATCATTTATGTCGGCGACAGTACCGCGAAGATACACGTACTAGAtccaaaagaaaattttaaagcaGTCAAGACTTATCCTACCGAGCATAAACAAGCTCTCACTGGTATACACGTTGCGCCAGGATGTCTGATAACCTGTTCTacggataaaaatgttataataaacaCTCCTACAGATCCTCCGCAACACCTCGCCACACTGAAATCGAATTGCGGCGGAATAGCTAGT AGCGATTACTTAAACGATGTCCTAGCCGTGTCTGAAACAGCAGGAGGAATTGTAATTTGGAGACCCAAATCACATTCTCATTCGTCGTATCGAATATTTGTATCCAATTCACtccaatttttgtga
- the Tnpo gene encoding transportin 1, with product MKMAWQPQEDGLRQILTLLKESHSPDTATQRAVQEKLEELNKFPDFNNYLIFVLTKLTSEDEPTRSLSGLILKNNVKAHFDTFLPEVTNFIKQECLSAVGDPSPLIRATVGILITTVASRGNLATWPELLPVLCQMLDSEDLNVCEGAFGALQKICEDSAEILDSDALNRPLNVLIPKFLQFFRHSSPKIRSHAIACVNQFIVNRTQALMIHIDSFLENLFHLANDDDPEVRKNVCRALVMLLEVRMDRLIPHMHNIIEYMLMRTQDPDEGVALEACEFWLSLAEQRICKSTLGPHLTNLIPILVRGMKYSEIDVILLKGDVEEDEMIPDREEDIRPRFHKSKTHHSHHVGLVKHGDENGGCDEEDIDPEDGCDDESTLSDWNLRKCSAAALDMLANVFRDDLLPFLIPILKDTLFHQDWEIKESGILALGAIAEGCMGGMIPHLSELIPYLINCLSDKKALVRSITCWTLSRYSHWVCAQPHDTHLKPLMTELLKRVLDGNKRVQEAACSAFATLEEEACTELVPYLGFILETLVFAFGKYQHKNLLILYDAIGTLADSVGHHLNKPDYINLLMPPLINKWNVLKDEDKDLFPLLECLSSVATALRSGFLPYCEPVYKRCVSLVEQTLNQHIASTQSPEQFEAPDKDFMIVALDLLSGLAEGLDGHMERLVMNSNVMQLLYQCMQDAMPEVRQSSFALLGDLTKACFQHVLPCIPEFMPILGQNLNPEFISVCNNATWAIGEIAIKLGSDTSVYISLILSQLIEIINRPNTPKTLLENTAITIGRLGYVCPHDVAPMLQEFVRQWCTSLRSIRDNEEKDSAFRGMCQMITVNPAGVVPDFVFFCDAVASWVTPRDDLKDMFEKILHGFKNQIGAENWKRFLDQFPPQLSERLHSMYGV from the exons ATGAAAATGGCGTGGCAACCGCAAGAAGACGGACTTCGACAAATCTTGACACTCCTCAAGGAGTCCCACAGCCCGGACACGGCTACTCAGCGGGCTGTGCAAGAA AAATTggaggaattaaataaatttccagatttcaacaattatcttatttttgttttaacaaaACTTACTTCAGAGG ATGAACCCACGAGGTCTCTTAGTGGActgatattgaaaaataatgttaaagcTCATTTCGATACGTTTTTACCTGAggttacaaattttataaagcaaGAATGCCTGTCAGCCGTTGGAGACCCATCTCCATTGATCCGGGCAACTGTtggtattttaataactacTGTCGCATCCAGAG GTAACTTGGCCACATGGCCAGAGCTCCTGCCAGTACTTTGTCAGATGTTGGATTCAGAAGATTTAAATGTTTGCGAAGGTGCATTTGGCGCTCTTCAAAAGATTTGCGAAGATTCGGCGGAAATCTTAGATTCAGATGCACTTAATCGACCTTTAAATGTTTTGATTCCAAAATTCCTGCAATTTTTCAGACATTCAAGTCCAAAAATTAGATCACACGCTATTGCCTgtgttaatcaatttattgttaaccgTACACAGGCTCTTATGATTCACATAGATAGCTTCCTGGAGAACCTCTTCCATTTAGCTAATGACGATGATCCTGAAGTcagaaaaaatgtttgcag AGCTTTGGTTATGTTGCTTGAAGTTCGAATGGATAGATTAATACCACATATGcacaatataatagaatatatgcTAATGAGGACTCAGGATCCGGATGAAGGAGTTGCTTTAGAAGCTTGTGAATTCTGGCTCTCCTTGGCAGAACAACGGATTTGTAAAAGCACACTTGGACCACATTTAACTAATTTAATACCTATATTA GTGAGAGGTATGAAATACTCTGAAATAGATGTAATACTCCTGAAAGGAGACGTGGAAGAGGATGAAATGATCCCGGATAGGGAGGAAGATATCAGACCTAGATTTCACAAGTCGAAAACACATCATTCACACCATGTCGGTCTGGTTAAACATGGAGATGAGAATGGTGGTTGTGACGAGGAAGACATAGACCCCGAAGATGGATGTGACGATGAATCGACTCTTAGTGATTGGAATTTGAGGAAATGTTCAGCTGCTGCATTGGACATGTTAGCAAATGTATTCAGAGATGACCTGTTACCATTTTTAATACCAATTTTAAAGGACACGCTTTTCCATCAGGATTGGGAAATCAAAGAGTCTGGAATATTAGCACTGGGAGCTATCGCTGAAG GTTGCATGGGTGGCATGATTCCACACTTGTCTGAGTTAATTCCATAtctaattaattgtttgaGTGACAAAAAGGCATTGGTACGCTCTATCACATGTTGGACATTGAGTCGTTACTCGCATTGGGTTTGCGCGCAGCCACACGACACACATTTGAAGCCTTTAATGACCGAATTACTTAAAAGGGTACTTGATGGCAATAAACGTGTTCAAGAAGCGGCATGTTCTGCTTTTGCAACGTTAGAGGAGGAAGCATGCACAGAATTAGTCCCGTACCTTGGATTTATTCTCGAAACACTTGTTTTTGCTTTCG GCAAATACCAACAcaaaaatcttttaatattatacgacGCGATTGGTACGCTTGCTGATTCAGTGGGACACCATCTTAATAAGCCAGATTACATTAACCTTCTCATGCCGCCGCTAATTAACAAGTGGAATGTATTGAAAGACGAAGACAAAGACCTCTTCCCACTGTTAGAATGTCTTTCTTCGGTCGCAACAGCGTTGCGATCAGGTTTTCTTCCTTATTGCGAACCAGTTTATAA GCGATGTGTATCCCTCGTAGAGCAGACGCTAAATCAACACATAGCAAGTACTCAGAGCCCAGAACAGTTTGAGGCGCCTGACAAAGATTTTATGATTGTTGCATTAGACCTTCTTAGCGGATTGGCTGAAGGTTTGGATGGTCATATGGAACGCTTAGTAATGAACAGCAATGTAATGCAACTATTGTATCAATGTATGCAAGACGCTATGCCTGAAGTTAGACAGAGTAGCTTCGCCTTGCTAGGAGATCTTACAAAAGCCTGCTTCCAACACGTTCTCCCATGTATAC CGGAATTTATGCCTATACTTGGACAGAACTTGAATCCAGAATTTATATCAGTGTGCAACAATGCGACGTGGGCAATCGGCGAAATAGCCATTAAACTCG GATCTGACACAAGTGTATATATCTCATTAATATTGTCTCAactaatcgaaataattaatagaccAAATACGCCAAAAACACTGTTAGAAAATACGG CCATAACGATCGGTCGCCTAGGTTATGTGTGTCCCCACGACGTCGCCCCCATGTTACAGGAGTTTGTTCGACAGTG GTGCACTTCCCTGCGGAGCATAAGAGACAATGAAGAAAAGGACTCGGCATTCCGAGGTATGTGTCAGATGATCACGGTGAATCCTGCAGGAGTTGTGCCCGATTTTGTCTTCTTCTGCGATGCTGTTGCGTCTTGGGTTACACCAAGGGACGATCTTAAGGACATGTTCGAAAAG ATCCTACATGGATTCAAAAATCAAATTGGTGCGGAGAATTGGAAACGATTCTTAGATCAGTTCCCACCACAGCTCAGTGAACGACTCCATAGTATGTATGGTGTCTGA